In the genome of Rhinopithecus roxellana isolate Shanxi Qingling chromosome 14, ASM756505v1, whole genome shotgun sequence, the window TTGCTTTAGAGATAACCTTACTTGAATATATGAGCTACTGAAGGATCTGAAATATAATAATTCATAATTTCAAAATCAAATCAATTACCTAGTTGATATTCTGtggaattttctgtttctgtggtagACAGCATGAACAAATATGAGTGTGAACAATGCAAGTTATTTTTGTACAAAGATTTATAAGATGATTTAAAAGATTACaaccattaaacatttattttaacacTGTCAGTAtgcttcacttaaaaatataccgTACCTGTCAAAGATCAAGTTTAAAAGAGGGCGTGAATAATGAAGAGGTCCCCAAATGGCACTCTCATATCTGTACACCCTTGTTTTTCTCAGATCAACGTAATTATTTCCACTGATATTACCCCAAATGATCACATCTTTAATGTCTGTGAAGAacggaaagttaaaaaaataataatgtatattaatataaaaatcacttgaaccctattttttgtttatgtacATGTTTGTTTTCAGATTGGTTCTTTTGTTATAAAATGAATCTAAGTTTATGATTCCTAAAATTGTGCAAAATGTGTGAATCACCTCCCTAATTATCATAGTCTGGCAGTACCTAATAATGTTCTATGAATGGTATGgtgtataattaaattaaagaaataatgaaatgttcCCTGAAAGAAACTGCTACTGAAAATTATTTCACTGGTGTTTGTCCTGACTTTGCTTgccactgagagagagagaggtggagagagagtgagtgagaggtCAAGAGAGGTGAGGGAGAAAGGACTTTTTAATAtgctttgatttttgacaaggagtTCTTGCTTCTGGACTAGAATAGAAATtagggcaaatcacttaactctCTGATGGGTTTCATCTCTGGCAAAATGAGGATATTGTGAGAGGACCCCTGGGCAACATCTTAGTCAACAAATAGTTATGAATTCTATTCTATGTGTGAGGCAACTCTAAGGTACTAggtttagaagaaaacaaatcagcTCAAATCCTTGCAACATTCTAGAGGTGGTGTAAATTGGATGAGAAAACAACTGTTACACAAAGTGATACATGCTAAGAAGTAAAATAAGACCACAGTGGTTAGAGAGAAATAGGCATTAGCATTCAATATGATTTTATCATTGTGAACTGTCTAGGAAGGTTGTATGAAAactgcaaataaataattttatttatttacttatttaacttatttatttgccTAAAGACTTAATCACTTTTAAGTCCACACCACTTCTTACTGTGGAGATTAACTTCTTCCCTGTTCTCCTGTATAAGATTGCTTTTGTCTTTGACTTGTCTTAACTAGAAGGCCTACTTTTCTCAGGTAAGTCATGGTAGGCAGTGACATGTGCTGGTTCAGCAGCTCAGAGATGTGATTCTCTTGGCCTTCCCCTCATGGTCATAAAATGGCTCCAGCAGCTCCAACTATTACCCTCTCTCACACAGTTGTGTTCAGGTATCACCCTCAAACAGTTGTGTTCAAGGGCAGGCAATAGGGAAAAGGATGGGGTAGAAGCTTCCTCTTTggccttttctcttttcaaaaagtgaaatattcttCCCAGGGGACTCCAAATAGACTATATCACTCAACCACTCCTAGTTGCAATGAAGCTAAGGGGTGACTGTTTGAGCCTCTGTAGTAGAGAGAGGCTAGTAGGAGAAGAGGGTGGGAAACAGATTTTGGGTAGCCCACCGCCACTGTCTACCTTCATCCTGGGAGAGTCCCGCCCCCATCAGAATGACTCATGCAGTAGGAATAGCTAGTTCTCCCTCCACCATCCAACTCTCAGGGAAGTTAGTGATGGCTCCCGGGTCCCTATGTAGGAGCTCATAGGATCCCACATAGGATTCCCCACATGGGGAAAATAATTCTTCAGCCAGGTAAGCATATGGTAGGCTTCCTTCCTACAGCCTAAAGAAGCCTTTTAATCTTGCTgggtttcatttttcttaccaGCTTTGAGGACCTTGATAGCTGTAAACACCCTAAATTACGCTGCAGAAAATGATAGTGGACATCTGTTTTCTTCCCTCTCGGCATGAATtccccctccttcttcttcttctttttttttttttttcattaagagcatcctgatttttctttaaataagtaCTCCTTCTCCAATGTGAGTCCCTATCTATGTGTCGGGTGGGACTGTCCTCATGACTTAGGTCCACCTATAGGCATTAGATGCAGATGCCACCCACCCCTCATCCGTCCCCGGCTGTGATTGTTGATTTAGAGATGGGCAAGCGGTCCAAGCCTGGACGATGAATTTGCACTCCTTTTTGCACAAATATCTAGGAAAGAAAACCCTCATTCTCCTGGGGTATGTAAACTACAAGCATGTGAGTCTGAGATGCCAGTGACCATTCTGCCACCTTTTAGGGCCGAACTGCGAAGGAGACCAACACGGAGAGCACAGCACAGTGATAGGCCAACAGAGAGAGCACAGGTATGTCCTGGCACCACCGTTTGAGCTCCAACATCCAGCTATGTCGGAGCTATAGGTAGTTACACCTATAATTCCTATAGGTAGTTGCTATGAAATAACAACTACCTCCTGTGCTTTTCAGTTATGTGGGGAAAAAAGTTCTCTATTTGACTTCAatcactttttctatttttttgagtcaagggctttatctgttgcccaggctcactgcagcctcatggCTTacttgcagcctcaaactcctgggctcaagtgatcctcccacttcagcctcccaagtagctggaattacaggtgtgaaccatggtACCTGGTGACTTCAGTCACTTCAAGTTGACTTTTTTTGCAACAGAAGGAGTCCTGACGAGCCAATACACATGGTCTGATAAATAGTGCGATTTATGAACTGAACTTAGGGGTTATCATGAATCTTGCTTTTCTGAAAAGGTTTGCCACCCTCTTGGCATCTCAAATAATCCCTGAATAATTTCCTTGgtggtttttctctttcatgatgTTTTGCTCAACTTTGGTCATTGCTGGCTGTCTCCTTGCTGCCTCACTGACACTTCTACTTGGGCTACTGTCCCTCTAATGCCTTTTTCCTTTTACCAACTTTCctccatttatcttttttctgcttctcacATGCTTATTGGATTTGAGTAGAGTGGAGCTTAGAGTCATGGCACCAGCAGACCCACAAGACAGCAGCTTTCTGGCTGAAAGCCCCCAACCCCCGGAGCCCCCTAACCCACACATACACCTTGTTTTAGATTCTTCTTGATACTTTTCAGTAGTGTATCATAGACTTTCTGTGATAAGTCACTGTCTACACATATAATTAGAAGGTTGATGACAGAGATAATatagaaaaaagttttcatttccttttgaataattttagCATCAATTTGGTTGAGTGTTTTAGTGATTGTGGGGATAAAATACTAAAGATATGTATGCAAGAATACCAGAAATTATTATTTACAGAGTTTCAttgtaacaaaaaagaaaatacagctcTGGCTATAAAGTTAGGGGTTCAATGAAACCTTTTTTGTCCTGACTGGGAACATTCTAGGCTCACATTTCATTGTCTTTCCAATTTTGCTTGAGAGAATGCCTAGCATCTCCTTCCCTTCTCAATGGACACTGTTGCACCTGCTCCATCTAAGGGCAAAAGTAGCTAAAATATGTCCAAAATTATCTCCCTTTTCAAATGCAACAATCAATTTTCTGATCTAGTCTCATCTTCTCATCTTCATATGATTCTGATATTTACCAGTTCAAAGATTAATAGGTGCAGAAACTGATCAGATATCGTAATCCTATTAATAAGCTTAACATCCTtggaaatgtttattattatgtgCCACACACTCTTCTAAGCACTTTAGGAATACATCTCACCGAATCCTCACATCAATTCTAGGAGATAGGCACTGttaatgtcctcattttacagatgaggaaactgacgcACCGAAAAGACTAAATGATGGCTCAAGGTCATACGGGTGGGAAGTGGGGCAGAGCCACTTGCAcatagctttgatttttttttaaacactggtTACCTTAATTGACTATTATTATGGGAACAAATGGAATACGACGTGTCAAATTATCACCTGCATAATATAAATTGTATcgtattaaacatttattgatttttataatgatggaaaaagccagacacaaaagccagtaaaaataaaaaacaacaacatttgCACAGTAGTCAAATCACACAATAACTTCTTTATGCTTGTTTTATACTTCCTATTCCAGATACTCAGAATGTTCCTAGAGGGGACAGTGTTCTTCCTAGCTGCTTTGAAATCATGttgcttcaaaataaaaacaaaaacataaagagaCATTGACTCACATGAAGGAGCTGTCTTCAGCTTTCTGGCCAGTATGGCTTTCGCTTCACCTTCCACCCCCAGTGCCACGGCAATAATGTTGTGTGCGACGCGTGGGGCATATCTCATGAGTAAAACTGTCTTCAGGTTCACAAAGGTTTTCCCTCCCACGATGACTCTGACGGATTCATGAGCATTTTTCTCTATCAGGTACCCGTAGAGTCTGCACAGAGGCACCCTGCTCCGGAGGCAGTCCTCCAGGGTGAACACCTCCTTGTCGGTGCTTTCGTCCAGCACCACAATGACGTGGGCCTGGCAGAAGGCCTCCTCCACCTTTGTGCAGATGGAGACACTGCGCAGGACGGGTGACGCCAGGTCCTGGGTCTCCACCACAAGGCTTTTGAGATATTCTTCTGCCTGCTTGTTGTCAAATAGAGTTATGCTAATTTCTGTATGCATCCCAAACACTTCGCCACTCGTCA includes:
- the MDH1B gene encoding putative malate dehydrogenase 1B isoform X8, which translates into the protein MHTEISITLFDNKQAEEYLKSLVVETQDLASPVLRSVSICTKVEEAFCQAHVIVVLDESTDKEVFTLEDCLRSRVPLCRLYGYLIEKNAHESVRVIVGGKTFVNLKTVLLMRYAPRVAHNIIAVALGVEGEAKAILARKLKTAPSYIKDVIIWGNISGNNYVDLRKTRVYRYESAIWGPLHYSRPLLNLIFDSEWVKREFVATLKNLTATGRQCGGILAAHSIATTLKYWYHGSPPGEIVSLGILSEGQFGIPKGIVFSMPVKFENGTWMVLTDLKDIEISEQIMTRMTSDLIQEKLVALGDKIHFQPYQSEHKDLVPDEEKNLVMSDADFLNRIPQTTFEKPQSLEFLNGFEGKTVES
- the MDH1B gene encoding putative malate dehydrogenase 1B isoform X7, yielding MHTEISITLFDNKQAEEYLKSLVVETQDLASPVLRSVSICTKVEEAFCQAHVIVVLDESTDKEVFTLEDCLRSRVPLCRLYGYLIEKNAHESVRVIVGGKTFVNLKTVLLMRYAPRVAHNIIAVALGVEGEAKAILARKLKTAPSYIKDVIIWGNISGNNYVDLRKTRVYRYESAIWGPLHYSRPLLNLIFDSEWVKREFVATLKNLTATGRQCGGILAAHSIATTLKYWYHGSPPGEIVSLGILSEGQFGIPKGIVFSMPVKFENGTWMVLTDLKDIEISEQIMTRMTSDLIQEKLVALGDKIHFQPYQSEHKDLVPDEEKNLVMSDAADFLNRIPQTTFEKPQSLEFLNGFEGKTVES